One Archangium violaceum genomic window, CCGTCCTTCACGCGCCACAGGTAGCTCTCCGTGGGGTTGGGGCCACCGGTGAAGTAGAGGGTGCGGTCCGCCTCGACGTAGCGGGCCAGGCCCCGGAAGCCCGCCTCCGGCTTCACCAGCGAGCGCGCCAGGCTTCCGTCCGGGTTGCGCAGCTCCACCTCGGGGCCACCGTTGCGCTCGGTGTACCAGAGGAAGCCGCTGCCATCCTCGAGCCACAGCGGGAAGGACTGCTCCAGTTCGAGCCAGGCCTCATCCTTCTCGGTGAGGAGCTCGCGCGTCCTGCCGCTGGCCACGTCCACCGCGAGCAGCTTCTCCTCCGTCTGCGTGCGGTTCTGCACCAGGAGGGTGAGGGGGCCCTTCTTCGGCCACACCACGGTGGCCAGGTACGGGTACTTCTCCGCGTCCCACCGCACCCAGACCGTCTTGCCACCCGTCACCGGGGTGATGCCCAGGCGCACCTTCGCGTTGGCCTTGCCCGGACGCGGGTAGGCGTAGTCCTCGGAGCCACGCTCGGGGTGCATCACGTCGATGATGGAGAGCTTCTCCACGCCCGAGGTGTCCGACTCGGTGTAGGCGATGGACTTCGCGTCCGGGCTCCACCACCAGCCGGAGAAGCGGCTCATCTCCTCCTGGGCGACGAACTCGGCCAGGCCGTGGGTCTTCGCCGGAGTGCCTCCGCTGGTGACGCGGCGCTCCTTGTTGGTGGCCAGGTCGATGCGGAAGACGTCGTTGTCCCGGACGTAGCCCACCTGCTTGCCGTCGGGGGAGAAGCGCGGATCGATGACGCCCTCGCCCGTCTTCAGCTCGGTCGACTTCCCGGTGGCGCGCTCGACGAGGTAGAGCTTGCCGGAGAGCGGCACCAGGATGCGCGCACCGTCCTCGGAGAGCTGGTAGGAGGTGAAGCCCCGGGCGCTCACGCGCATGCGCTCGCGGCGGGCCTTCTCCTCGGGGGAGAGCGTCTCCTCGGCGCCCTTGAGGATGGCCTCGGGCGTGAGCACCTCCTTCGCCTCACCGGTGGCCACGTCGAAGGCGAAGAGGGTCTGGATGGGCGCGCGGGGCTGACCGCGCAGGAAGAGGACGGTCTTCTCGTCGGGAGTGATGCGGGGGTTGACGGGACGTCCGCTCATGAAGCGGCGCGTCTCCGCGTAGTCCCGCAGGAAGGCATCTTGCGAGGTGGAGGACATGGGCTTGGCGGGAGGCTGCTGGGCGAGGACGGGGGCGCTCGTGAGAAGGAGCGCGGCTGCGAGCAGGATGCGCATGCGAGGCTGGCGCCCGAGGAACGGGCACTCCCTCCTTTGAGGTAGAAAGCGCGCGCAGCCTACACTCCTGGCGGCGCGCGGCCCGCAAAGAGCCGCGGGATGACGGTTATTCCCCATGATGGACGATGATTCGCAGAGGCACCTCCGACTGGCGGGAGTCATCCGGCTGGCGCTCGGTGGCGGGCGGGGGCCCACGGACGCGTACGTGTTCGATCCGCACCGGCTGGCGCTGCCCTCGTGGGCGTGCGCACTGGGGGACGGTCCGGCGGCACTGCTGGTGACACTGGACCGGCACCTGGACCTGGTGGTGCCAGCGGCGCCGGGCGCGGTACCGGATCGCTCGGCGGGCCTGAGGGCCCTGGACGAGCACGCGCGCTGGGCCCTGGACGTGCGCAACTACGACCACGTGCTGGCGGCGATGGAGGCGGGGCTGGTGGGCGACGCGCTGGTGATCGCACGCGGACGACCCCGGGGAACGTTCACCGGGGACGTGTATGTGGACACGCGGGGGCGCTCGCACCGGCTGGTGGTGGTCCCCACGGTGGACCGGGCCGCGGAGGCCTACAACGCGCCCGCCCCCGGTGATGCGGTGCGTGAAGTGCTGGCGTCCGCCGAGCGCGTGCTGCTGGACGTGGACCTGGACTGCTTCACCAGCCTGAGCGACGCGGACCCGACAACGGTGCTGCCCTGGCCCCGGAGTGTCATCCGGGAGTACCTGCTGCCACCGGACTCGGAGTCCTTCTGGGAGGCGGTGCTGGAACGGTGTGTCGCGCTGACACTGGCGAGGGAGCCGCACCACTGTGGCGGACTCCTGGCCGCGGGGGAGCTCTTCCGGGATGTGGCCGAGGTCCTCTTCCGGGAGCTGCTGCGGACACAGCTCCCCTAGATTTCCTTTTCCCGGGTTTTCCTCTATTTGAAGACGCGCCGGGCGCACCGCGTTAGCATCAGGCCCGACAGGGAAGCATCCAGGCAGGCACCGCGACTTCTCCCGGCGTCCCTCCTTCCGCCCCCCTCCCTCTGGGAGAATGGCCACGCCTCATGAACGGCTCGCCCCCGCAGACGGTCATTCCTCCACAGCTCCTCCGACGAGTCCTCCTCGTCGTGATGGCGTGGCTCATCCCCTCCACG contains:
- a CDS encoding S9 family peptidase, with protein sequence MRILLAAALLLTSAPVLAQQPPAKPMSSTSQDAFLRDYAETRRFMSGRPVNPRITPDEKTVLFLRGQPRAPIQTLFAFDVATGEAKEVLTPEAILKGAEETLSPEEKARRERMRVSARGFTSYQLSEDGARILVPLSGKLYLVERATGKSTELKTGEGVIDPRFSPDGKQVGYVRDNDVFRIDLATNKERRVTSGGTPAKTHGLAEFVAQEEMSRFSGWWWSPDAKSIAYTESDTSGVEKLSIIDVMHPERGSEDYAYPRPGKANAKVRLGITPVTGGKTVWVRWDAEKYPYLATVVWPKKGPLTLLVQNRTQTEEKLLAVDVASGRTRELLTEKDEAWLELEQSFPLWLEDGSGFLWYTERNGGPEVELRNPDGSLARSLVKPEAGFRGLARYVEADRTLYFTGGPNPTESYLWRVKDGGAPEQVRPGTTGEAVEMGSVSKSGNLLVINHSSPKSMPRTYVARADGSRVGELPSVAVEPGFTPIVEFREVGPLKFHSSLVRPRNAKPGQKLPTIVEVYAGPTVTVVHKSMAAHLLSQWMADQGFLIARFDGRGTPLRGAKWQREVRGDFSGVTLEDQATAVQALAAVVPEVDVQRVGIEGWSFGGYMAALAALKRPEVFKAAVAGAPVVDWLDYDTHYTERYLGLPQQNPEAYEKSSLLTYARDTRRPISPLLLIHGTADDNVYFFHTLKLSDALFRAGKRHELLPLSGLTHMVPDPLVTQRQYEWVMGHFKRHLTK